A part of Pungitius pungitius chromosome 15, fPunPun2.1, whole genome shotgun sequence genomic DNA contains:
- the LOC119209306 gene encoding leucine-rich repeat and immunoglobulin-like domain-containing nogo receptor-interacting protein 3 isoform X2 yields MTSSPGPGGRALVPWPWVSRWLLAASLVAVITFTLPGNSEACPPRCDCSAQLRSVSCQRRRLTNIPEGIPTETRLLDLSKNRLRWVQAGDLAPYPRLEEVDLSENLIATLEPNAFASLQSLKVLKLRGNQLKLVPMGAFAKLGNLTSLDLSENKMVILLDYTFQDLRGLKHLEVGDNDLVYISHKAFSGLLGLEDLTIERCNLTSISGQTLSYLRSLVTLRLRHLSIIALDDQNFRKLSNLRALDIDHWPYLEYISPLSFQGLDLHRLSITNTNITSVPSSSFKNLVHLTHLNLSYNPITTLEPWAFKDLLRLKDLIMVIAREGQPVSFLCRAEGEPAPAIIWISPQRRRITAKSLGRITVLSSGTLEIRYAQLTDSGTYICIASNAGGNDTYFATLTVRGQPLDAASAFFLNRSLYSGDFFNDTNLNNTRVFLKFTLDLTTILVSTAMGCITFLGVVLFCFLLLFVWSRGRGQRKNNFTVEYSFRKSEPVTGSSSGGTRKFNMKMI; encoded by the exons ATGACCAGCTCTCCTGGCCCTGGTGGGCGGGCCTTAGTGCCATGGCCATGGGTGAGTCGGTGGCTCTTGGCTGCTTCTTTGGTCGCCGTCATAACCTTCACGCTGCCAGGAAATAGCGAGGCCTGTCCGCCCCGGTGCGATTGCTCGGCTCAGCTGAGGTCGGTGTCGTGCCAGCGGCGGCGGCTCACCAACATCCCAGAGGGCATCCCAACAGAGACAAGACTTCTGGACCTCAGCAAGAACCGGCTCCGCTGGGTGCAAGCAGGTGACCTGGCACCGTATCCGCGGCTGGAGGAAGTTGACCTCAGTGAGAACCTCATCGCCACATTGGAGCCCAATGCCTTCGCCAGCCTCCAGAGTCTTAAAGTGCTGAAGTTAAGAGGAAACCAGCTGAAGTTAGTGCCCATGGGGGCTTTCGCTAAACTGGGCAATCTAACCAGCCTAGACCTGAGCGAGAACAAGATGGTGATTTTATTGGACTACACCTTCCAGGATCTGAGGGGCCTGAAACATTTGGAGGTGGGAGACAACGACCTGGTTTATATATCCCACAAG GCATTCTCAGGGCTGCTGGGGCTTGAAGATCTCACGATCGAGCGCTGCAACCTGACATCCATCTCTGGCCAGACCCTGTCATACCTGCGCAGCCTGGTCACCCTTCGCCTCCGTCACCTCAGCATCATTGCTCTGGACGACCAGAACTTCCGCAAGCTGTCTAACCTCCGGGCTCTGGACATTGATCACTGGCCGTACCTGGAGTACATCTCTCCTCTTAGTTTCCAGGGCCTGGACCTCCATCGGCTCTCCATCACCAACACCAACATAACCTCTGTCCCCTCCAGTTCCTTTAAAAACCTGGTGCATCTCACCCACCTGAACTTGTCCTACAATCCCATCACCACCCTAGAGCCCTGGGCCTTCAAAGACCTGCTGAGGCTGAAGGATCTCATCATG GTGATCGCTCGCGAGGGCCAACCTGTGAGTTTTCTGTGTCGTGCTGAAGGAGAACCTGCCCCTGCTATTATCTGGATTTCCCCACAGCGCAGACGGATAACAGCCAAAAGTTTAGGGCGCATCACTGTTCTCTCTAGCGGTACCCTGGAGATCCGCTACGCGCAGCTCACTGACAGCGGAACATACATCTGCATCGCCAGCAATGCCGGAGGAAATGACACCTACTTTGCCACACTCACAGTGCGCGGCCAGCCACTCGACGCGGCCTCGGCCTTCTTCCTGAACCGCTCGCTGTACAGCGGAGATTTCTTCAACGACACAAATCTGAACAACACGCGTGTTTTCCTCAAGTTCACCTTGGACCTGACCACCATCTTGGTCTCCACGGCAATGGGTTGCATCACATTCCTGGGAGTGGTCCTCTTCTGTTTCCTGCTGTTGTTCGTGTGGAGCCGAGGACGCGGCCAACGCAAGAACAACTTCACAGTGGAGTACTCCTTCCGGAAATCTGAGCCTGTCACCGGCAGCTCCTCGGGAGGCACCAGGAAGTTCAACATGAAGATGATATGA
- the LOC119209306 gene encoding leucine-rich repeat and immunoglobulin-like domain-containing nogo receptor-interacting protein 3 isoform X1: MTSSPGPGGRALVPWPWVSRWLLAASLVAVITFTLPGNSEACPPRCDCSAQLRSVSCQRRRLTNIPEGIPTETRLLDLSKNRLRWVQAGDLAPYPRLEEVDLSENLIATLEPNAFASLQSLKVLKLRGNQLKLVPMGAFAKLGNLTSLDLSENKMVILLDYTFQDLRGLKHLEVGDNDLVYISHKAFSGLLGLEDLTIERCNLTSISGQTLSYLRSLVTLRLRHLSIIALDDQNFRKLSNLRALDIDHWPYLEYISPLSFQGLDLHRLSITNTNITSVPSSSFKNLVHLTHLNLSYNPITTLEPWAFKDLLRLKDLIMVSTGLMTVELHALGGLRQIRVLNFSSNDLQTLEEGSFHSVNSLETLRVDGNPLMCDCRLLWILQRRKTLNFDGRVPVCAGPVEVQGVSLSTFTDSALFDHFTCQKPKIRNRKLQQVIAREGQPVSFLCRAEGEPAPAIIWISPQRRRITAKSLGRITVLSSGTLEIRYAQLTDSGTYICIASNAGGNDTYFATLTVRGQPLDAASAFFLNRSLYSGDFFNDTNLNNTRVFLKFTLDLTTILVSTAMGCITFLGVVLFCFLLLFVWSRGRGQRKNNFTVEYSFRKSEPVTGSSSGGTRKFNMKMI; encoded by the exons ATGACCAGCTCTCCTGGCCCTGGTGGGCGGGCCTTAGTGCCATGGCCATGGGTGAGTCGGTGGCTCTTGGCTGCTTCTTTGGTCGCCGTCATAACCTTCACGCTGCCAGGAAATAGCGAGGCCTGTCCGCCCCGGTGCGATTGCTCGGCTCAGCTGAGGTCGGTGTCGTGCCAGCGGCGGCGGCTCACCAACATCCCAGAGGGCATCCCAACAGAGACAAGACTTCTGGACCTCAGCAAGAACCGGCTCCGCTGGGTGCAAGCAGGTGACCTGGCACCGTATCCGCGGCTGGAGGAAGTTGACCTCAGTGAGAACCTCATCGCCACATTGGAGCCCAATGCCTTCGCCAGCCTCCAGAGTCTTAAAGTGCTGAAGTTAAGAGGAAACCAGCTGAAGTTAGTGCCCATGGGGGCTTTCGCTAAACTGGGCAATCTAACCAGCCTAGACCTGAGCGAGAACAAGATGGTGATTTTATTGGACTACACCTTCCAGGATCTGAGGGGCCTGAAACATTTGGAGGTGGGAGACAACGACCTGGTTTATATATCCCACAAG GCATTCTCAGGGCTGCTGGGGCTTGAAGATCTCACGATCGAGCGCTGCAACCTGACATCCATCTCTGGCCAGACCCTGTCATACCTGCGCAGCCTGGTCACCCTTCGCCTCCGTCACCTCAGCATCATTGCTCTGGACGACCAGAACTTCCGCAAGCTGTCTAACCTCCGGGCTCTGGACATTGATCACTGGCCGTACCTGGAGTACATCTCTCCTCTTAGTTTCCAGGGCCTGGACCTCCATCGGCTCTCCATCACCAACACCAACATAACCTCTGTCCCCTCCAGTTCCTTTAAAAACCTGGTGCATCTCACCCACCTGAACTTGTCCTACAATCCCATCACCACCCTAGAGCCCTGGGCCTTCAAAGACCTGCTGAGGCTGAAGGATCTCATCATGGTAAGCACAGGGTTGATGACAGTGGAGCTCCATGCCCTCGGAGGCCTTCGACAAATCCGGGTCCTCAACTTCTCCTCCAACGACCTGCAGACTCTTGAAGAGGGCTCCTTCCACTCTGTCAACAGTCTGGAGACCCTCAGAGTGGACGGGAACCCCCTGATGTGTGACTGCCGTCTTTTGTGGATCCTGCAAAGACGCAAGACCCTCAACTTTGACGGCAGAGTGCCGGTGTGTGCCGGGCCGGTGGAGGTGCAAGGGGTCAGCCTCAGCACCTTCACCGATTCTGCACTCTTCGATCACTTTACATGCCAGAAACCTAAGATACGCAACCGTAAACTACAGCAG GTGATCGCTCGCGAGGGCCAACCTGTGAGTTTTCTGTGTCGTGCTGAAGGAGAACCTGCCCCTGCTATTATCTGGATTTCCCCACAGCGCAGACGGATAACAGCCAAAAGTTTAGGGCGCATCACTGTTCTCTCTAGCGGTACCCTGGAGATCCGCTACGCGCAGCTCACTGACAGCGGAACATACATCTGCATCGCCAGCAATGCCGGAGGAAATGACACCTACTTTGCCACACTCACAGTGCGCGGCCAGCCACTCGACGCGGCCTCGGCCTTCTTCCTGAACCGCTCGCTGTACAGCGGAGATTTCTTCAACGACACAAATCTGAACAACACGCGTGTTTTCCTCAAGTTCACCTTGGACCTGACCACCATCTTGGTCTCCACGGCAATGGGTTGCATCACATTCCTGGGAGTGGTCCTCTTCTGTTTCCTGCTGTTGTTCGTGTGGAGCCGAGGACGCGGCCAACGCAAGAACAACTTCACAGTGGAGTACTCCTTCCGGAAATCTGAGCCTGTCACCGGCAGCTCCTCGGGAGGCACCAGGAAGTTCAACATGAAGATGATATGA